One Oncorhynchus kisutch isolate 150728-3 linkage group LG13, Okis_V2, whole genome shotgun sequence DNA window includes the following coding sequences:
- the LOC109902077 gene encoding retinoic acid receptor beta-like: MFDYMDFLAVGPGETLDFYTASPCMLQEPSVTACFTGLTETDWQIHRIAQSVETQSSSSEDLFASPLSPPPPPRTYKPCFVCQDKSSGYHYGVSACEGCKGFFRRSVQKNMVYTCHRDSNCIINKITRNRCQYCRLQSCFAAGMSRESVRNDRSKKKEKKETPKMTIIETYELTAELGGVVENICRAHRETFPSLCQLGKYTTNSSSDTRIQLDLGLWDKFSELATKCIIKVVEFAKRVPGFTGLTITDQITLLKAACLDILILRICTRYTPDQDTMTFSDGLTLTRTQIHNAGFGPLTDQVFTFAGQLLPLEMDDTESGLLSAICLVSGDRQDLEEPSKVEVLQEPLLEALKIYSRKRRPSMPLMFPKVLMKITDLRSISAKGAERVVTLKMEIPGSMPPLIQEMLEEMENLQKQSEEEQRADKNITPTHTPCPHST, from the exons atgtttgacTATATGGATTTTCTCGCAGTTGGTCCAGGAGAAACACTGGACTTCTATACTGCAAGTCCTTGTATGCTCCAGGAACCATCTGTAACCGCATGCTTCACTGGACTAACAGAAACGGATTGGCAAATTCATCGGATCGCGCAAT CTGTGGAAACCCAGAGCTCCAGCTCAGAGGACCTGTTCGCCAGTCCTCTCTCACCTCCGCCCCCTCCTCGCACCTACAAACCCTGCTTCGTGTGCCAAGACAAGTCTTCAGGCTACCACTATGGCGTCAGTGCTTGTGAGGGCTGTAAG GGTTTCTTCCGTAGAAGTGTCCAGAAGAACATGGTTTACACGTGCCACCGGGACAGTAACTGCATCATCAATAAGATCACCAGGAACCGCTGTCAGTACTGCCGGCTACAGAGTTGCTTCGCCGCGGGCATGTCCAGGGAGT CTGTCAGGAATGACCGGAgcaagaagaaggagaagaaggagactCCCAAGATGACCATCATCGAGACATATGAGCTGACAGCGGAACTGGGCGGTGTAGTGGAGAATATCTGTAGGGCTCATAGAGAGACATTCCCTTCCCTCTGCCAGTTGGGCAAATACACTACA aaCTCAAGCTCAGACACTAGGATCCAGTTGGACCTGGGGCTGTGGGATAAGTTCAGTGAGCTGGCCACCAAATGTATCATCAAGGTTGTGGAGTTTGCCAAACGGGTTCCTGGTTTCACCGGCCTGACTATAACTGACCAGATCACCCTCCTTAAAGCGGCCTGTCTGGACATTCTg ATTCTACGGATCTGTACGAGGTAcacacctgaccaggacactatGACCTTCTCAGACGGGCTGACCTTGACCCGTACACAGATCCACAACGCTGGCTTTGGCCCGCTCACAGACCAGGTGTTCACCTTCGCCGGCCAGCTGCTGCCCTTGGAGATGGATGACACAGAAAGTGGCCTACTCAGCGCCATCTGCCTGGTGTCTGGAG ACCGCCAGGACCTGGAGGAGCCGTCTAAGGTGGAGGTCCTGCAAGAGCCCTTACTGGAGGCCTTAAAGATCTACTCCCGTAAACGCCGGCCCAGCATGCCCCTTATGTTCCCCAAGGTCCTCATGAAGATAACCGACCTGCGCAGCATCAGCGCCAAAG GAGCTGAGCGAGTGGTGACGTTGAAGATGGAGATCCCAGGTTCCATGCCTCCTCTTATCcaggagatgctggaggagatGGAGAACCTGCAGAAGCAgtcagaggaggagcagagagcagacaagaacatcacacccacacacacaccatgtccacACAGTACATAG